One region of Azoarcus sp. CIB genomic DNA includes:
- a CDS encoding cytochrome b, protein MNAPGQYSKPAVIVHWMIAILVLVALPLGYYMTDLSLSPRKLQLISWHKWIGFTVLLLFIPRLIVRLTRPVPAPVDSMPGWQRAVASITHVVLYALIIAVPLSGWLMSSAKGFPVVYLGLVPLPDLVGKDEALGDLLKSAHEVLTSGLLILVGLHIAAALKHHIIDRDETLVRMVPLLKR, encoded by the coding sequence ATGAATGCTCCGGGCCAATATTCGAAACCAGCGGTAATCGTGCACTGGATGATTGCGATCCTCGTGCTCGTCGCCTTGCCGCTCGGCTACTACATGACCGATCTGTCCCTGTCGCCGCGCAAGCTGCAGCTCATCTCGTGGCACAAATGGATCGGCTTCACGGTGCTGCTGCTGTTCATCCCCCGCCTCATCGTGCGCCTCACGCGGCCGGTCCCCGCGCCGGTCGACTCCATGCCCGGCTGGCAGCGCGCAGTGGCGTCGATCACCCACGTCGTGCTCTACGCGCTGATCATCGCCGTGCCGCTCTCCGGCTGGCTGATGAGCTCGGCCAAGGGCTTCCCGGTCGTCTACCTTGGCCTCGTTCCGCTGCCCGATCTCGTCGGCAAGGACGAAGCGCTCGGCGACTTGCTCAAGTCGGCTCACGAAGTCCTCACGTCCGGCCTGCTGATCCTCGTGGGCCTGCACATCGCCGCCGCACTCAAACACCACATCATCGACCGCGACGAAACGCTGGTGCGGATGGTGCCCCTGCTCAAACGCTGA